Proteins encoded within one genomic window of Phototrophicus methaneseepsis:
- a CDS encoding GNAT family N-acetyltransferase, with protein MMYETERLYARHLRPEDLDDLAALCADPIAMQYMDDGETLPRDMCAKWIDICQEKYAKRGYGTSAIIEKGSDAFVGFCGVVRPPENDFDEIIYALAQPYWGKGYATEIARGMLDYVFSISQLDKIYATIYSENTASLKVMDKLNMHFEKDELQDDGHITKYYVIERPSDERGPSIK; from the coding sequence ATGATGTACGAGACTGAACGCCTGTATGCTCGTCATCTGCGGCCAGAGGACCTTGACGACCTGGCAGCACTCTGCGCGGACCCCATCGCCATGCAGTACATGGATGATGGCGAAACGCTCCCACGGGATATGTGTGCAAAGTGGATTGACATCTGTCAGGAGAAGTACGCCAAGCGTGGCTATGGCACCTCCGCCATCATCGAAAAAGGCAGCGATGCTTTCGTCGGCTTTTGTGGCGTGGTACGCCCGCCGGAGAATGACTTTGACGAAATCATCTATGCCCTGGCACAGCCCTATTGGGGCAAAGGCTACGCGACGGAAATCGCCAGGGGAATGTTGGATTACGTCTTCAGCATTTCACAATTAGATAAGATTTATGCCACGATCTACAGCGAGAACACGGCTTCACTCAAGGTCATGGATAAATTGAACATGCACTTTGAAAAAGACGAGTTGCAGGATGATGGGCATATCACCAAATACTATGTTATCGAACGCCCATCCGACGAAAGAGGCCCAAGCATAAAATAG
- a CDS encoding class I SAM-dependent methyltransferase translates to MNNDPANQQKKVRQQWDEAAANFDNEPDHGLQDAHVQAAWHDLLMRLMPMPPAHILDIGCGTGSLALLLSQMGHDVIGSDFSVQMLTYARYKLTSAGYSLNWLQMDAAHPALGKTQFDVVLCRHVLWALPQPQYVLQRWQSLLRPGGRMVLIEGYWHTKAGLHASDLLAMLPDGMESTTYFLSDNAALWDNTVSDERYAIVAI, encoded by the coding sequence ATGAATAACGATCCTGCCAACCAACAGAAAAAAGTACGTCAGCAATGGGACGAAGCCGCAGCTAACTTTGACAATGAACCCGATCATGGGCTGCAAGATGCCCATGTACAAGCCGCTTGGCATGACTTACTAATGAGGCTAATGCCAATGCCCCCGGCACACATACTCGACATCGGCTGTGGGACGGGGTCGTTGGCGCTGCTCCTGTCGCAGATGGGACATGACGTGATAGGCAGCGACTTTTCGGTGCAGATGTTGACTTATGCGCGCTATAAGCTCACCTCTGCCGGTTATTCCCTCAACTGGCTGCAAATGGACGCCGCTCATCCAGCACTGGGAAAAACTCAGTTCGATGTTGTGCTTTGTCGGCATGTGTTATGGGCTTTGCCCCAACCACAATACGTCTTACAGCGTTGGCAAAGTTTATTACGACCTGGTGGCCGTATGGTGCTGATAGAGGGCTACTGGCACACAAAGGCAGGACTCCATGCCAGTGACCTTCTGGCTATGCTACCAGATGGCATGGAATCCACGACTTATTTTCTCAGTGACAATGCAGCATTATGGGACAATACGGTCAGTGATGAGCGCTATGCTATTGTCGCCATCTAA
- a CDS encoding methyltransferase family protein — translation MSTMTRQPRINIWGYNTIAKQILSPVILGAVLFALAGTTDWVWGWVFNILHVLVWLGMTIALAAWNPELLNARGKRGEGTKSWDMVLLGIYGMSWIALIVVAGLDYRYGWTTNFPTFLAWDGCLLMIVGFVLTTWSMVVNRNFEPTVRLQDDREHHVIRSGPYAYVRHPGYVGVMISFFLGMPLVLNSYVALIPALIGAVVMMIRTAMEDRTLQAELPGYKAYAEDVRFRLAPGLW, via the coding sequence ATGTCTACAATGACCAGACAGCCCAGGATTAACATCTGGGGATATAACACGATCGCCAAGCAAATCCTTTCACCTGTCATTCTAGGGGCCGTATTGTTTGCCCTGGCAGGGACAACGGATTGGGTTTGGGGTTGGGTCTTCAATATTCTGCATGTCCTGGTGTGGCTGGGGATGACAATCGCCCTGGCAGCCTGGAACCCGGAGTTGCTCAACGCGCGCGGTAAGCGCGGCGAGGGCACAAAGTCGTGGGATATGGTGTTGCTGGGTATTTATGGCATGAGTTGGATTGCGCTGATCGTCGTCGCCGGGTTGGATTACCGCTATGGTTGGACTACCAACTTCCCGACGTTTTTGGCCTGGGATGGGTGCCTGCTCATGATCGTGGGCTTTGTATTGACGACGTGGAGCATGGTTGTTAACCGCAACTTCGAGCCAACTGTGCGTTTACAGGATGATCGCGAGCATCACGTTATCCGCAGTGGGCCTTATGCCTATGTGCGCCATCCGGGTTATGTCGGTGTGATGATCAGCTTCTTCCTGGGGATGCCGCTGGTGTTGAACTCTTACGTGGCGTTGATTCCGGCGCTCATCGGTGCTGTTGTGATGATGATCCGCACCGCTATGGAAGACCGCACCCTACAAGCAGAGTTACCGGGCTATAAAGCCTATGCGGAAGATGTTCGCTTCCGGCTTGCTCCTGGGCTGTGGTAA
- a CDS encoding PLP-dependent aminotransferase family protein has translation MRIEDKLSARTQFMHANVTREILKVVGQPGMISLAGGIPAPESFPIDIIRDLTNEVLDEFGPAALQYDQTEGFTPLRMALMDYMPTRGVVNVNLDTLNIFSGSQSTLDLISKVLITPGDTIAIEAPSYLGAISAFNAYQPTYVSIATDENGMIPEALEETLKTQTIKFIYLVPTFQNPTGRTLSLERRKRVAELLQQYDVLLVEDDPYSALRYSGEALPPIQQFAPDHVIYSSTFSKILSPGLRLGFCVAPAPLARWLAIAKQGSDLHTQTLGQAIAALYLRGGYLTDHLPNIIALYRPRLESMLNALANYMPEGFTWSHPEGGMFLWLAGPEGLDTDVLYQECVARGVAFVPGRYFYYDYSQGLNTMRLNFTMVSPAVVDKAVKILAETAQDTLITD, from the coding sequence ATGCGCATCGAAGATAAACTCAGTGCCAGAACGCAATTTATGCACGCCAATGTGACAAGAGAAATTTTGAAGGTCGTCGGCCAACCCGGTATGATCTCGTTGGCAGGTGGCATCCCCGCTCCTGAGAGCTTCCCCATTGATATAATTCGTGATCTGACAAATGAAGTCCTCGACGAATTTGGCCCGGCAGCCCTGCAATACGACCAGACAGAAGGCTTTACGCCGCTGCGTATGGCGCTGATGGATTACATGCCGACGCGTGGTGTGGTCAACGTGAACCTGGATACACTCAATATTTTTTCTGGCTCACAGAGTACGCTGGATCTCATCAGTAAAGTTCTGATTACCCCAGGCGATACCATCGCCATCGAAGCGCCTTCTTATCTGGGGGCAATCAGCGCCTTTAATGCCTATCAGCCGACGTATGTCTCCATCGCAACTGATGAAAATGGCATGATCCCGGAAGCGCTGGAAGAAACGCTCAAGACACAGACGATCAAGTTTATCTATCTGGTGCCGACCTTCCAGAATCCGACCGGGCGCACGCTGTCGCTGGAACGTCGTAAACGCGTGGCGGAACTGCTGCAACAGTATGATGTGCTGTTGGTGGAGGATGACCCCTATAGCGCCCTGCGCTACAGCGGCGAAGCGTTGCCGCCTATCCAGCAATTTGCGCCGGACCATGTGATTTACAGCAGCACGTTCTCTAAGATTTTGTCGCCAGGGCTGCGGCTTGGCTTCTGTGTGGCCCCGGCACCGCTGGCGCGCTGGCTTGCTATCGCCAAGCAAGGCTCTGACCTGCATACCCAGACATTGGGGCAGGCGATTGCCGCGCTTTATCTGCGTGGTGGCTATCTGACTGACCACTTGCCCAATATCATTGCGCTCTATCGTCCACGCTTGGAATCTATGCTGAACGCTCTGGCAAATTACATGCCGGAGGGCTTCACATGGTCACACCCGGAAGGTGGCATGTTCCTGTGGTTGGCTGGCCCAGAAGGGCTGGATACGGACGTGCTCTATCAGGAATGTGTGGCACGTGGTGTGGCCTTCGTCCCTGGGCGCTACTTCTACTATGATTACAGCCAGGGCCTGAACACCATGCGCTTAAACTTCACCATGGTCTCGCCTGCGGTTGTGGATAAAGCGGTGAAGATACTGGCGGAGACTGCTCAAGATACGTTGATTACCGATTAA
- a CDS encoding aminoglycoside phosphotransferase family protein, translated as MSITYHHPHLIFTYYCVVPHPDDERILLVQSGDTYSLPSFSPEEHHFGVVDHINRTMAGQYGVDGAVLRCLGDEYADNGEEVYRYYVMDILSPLTPLRDDVQWVDVSQLSQNAIPEVQRAFIAKWREIRQQPDERRAPWTQPGWYAEARSVLRDFADRMDMHSMGRVEQVRAWSRSSVLRIKTDKGYLYLKAVPSVFNSEARLTRIFSLRYPPHIPRVLAVSSDKHWMLMAGHEGELLSSVKDITVWERALKRYAKLQMDLEKSARALMNMGVPDRHVDLLASQVEQLATELPSDLTEEEQDQFRRNVRLLRSMCYELMDYNVPITLLHGDFWPGNLAIRPDDQEPIFFDWSDSAVTHPFFDLPFFLDDIEDMLPGVPNLRQRLRDAYLSQWTRYETPGRLRNMYRICRVIGPLHYALTYHTYVLPNIAPDMRWEMAAMLPLMIRKVLIEFDRYQAAEQ; from the coding sequence ATGTCGATAACGTATCATCATCCCCACCTGATATTTACTTATTACTGTGTGGTGCCACATCCTGATGACGAACGCATCTTGCTGGTGCAAAGTGGGGATACTTACAGCTTGCCTTCATTTTCCCCAGAAGAGCATCATTTTGGTGTGGTCGATCATATCAACCGGACCATGGCAGGACAGTACGGCGTCGATGGGGCTGTGCTGCGCTGCCTGGGCGATGAATATGCAGATAACGGCGAAGAAGTCTATCGATATTATGTGATGGACATCCTCTCGCCATTGACGCCGCTGCGCGATGATGTGCAGTGGGTCGATGTCTCGCAGCTCTCCCAGAATGCAATCCCTGAAGTTCAGCGGGCTTTCATCGCCAAATGGCGCGAGATACGCCAGCAGCCTGACGAGCGCCGCGCCCCCTGGACGCAACCGGGATGGTATGCGGAAGCGCGTTCTGTCCTGCGCGATTTTGCGGATCGTATGGATATGCATTCCATGGGCCGTGTAGAGCAAGTACGGGCCTGGTCCCGGTCAAGCGTGTTGCGCATCAAAACAGATAAAGGCTACCTTTATCTGAAGGCGGTGCCCAGCGTCTTTAATTCAGAAGCCCGTCTAACGCGCATTTTCTCACTGCGCTATCCGCCACATATCCCGCGTGTATTGGCCGTCAGCAGCGATAAACATTGGATGCTCATGGCCGGGCACGAGGGCGAATTATTGAGTAGCGTCAAGGACATCACCGTTTGGGAGCGCGCCCTCAAACGATATGCGAAGTTACAGATGGACCTTGAAAAGAGCGCGCGTGCGCTCATGAATATGGGCGTCCCTGATCGTCATGTGGATTTACTGGCTTCGCAGGTTGAACAGCTTGCAACAGAACTGCCCTCAGATCTCACCGAGGAGGAGCAGGACCAATTCCGGCGTAATGTGCGCTTGCTGCGCAGCATGTGCTATGAATTGATGGACTATAATGTGCCGATTACGTTGCTACATGGCGATTTTTGGCCGGGTAATCTGGCTATCCGCCCGGATGACCAAGAGCCGATCTTCTTTGATTGGTCCGATAGTGCCGTGACGCACCCTTTCTTCGATCTACCTTTTTTCCTGGATGATATTGAGGATATGTTGCCCGGTGTGCCGAATCTGCGCCAGCGTTTGCGCGATGCATATCTCAGCCAATGGACGCGCTACGAAACCCCAGGCCGCTTGCGCAATATGTACCGCATCTGTCGGGTGATTGGCCCGCTGCATTATGCCCTGACCTATCATACTTACGTACTCCCCAATATTGCGCCGGATATGCGCTGGGAAATGGCGGCGATGCTGCCTTTGATGATCCGTAAGGTACTCATAGAATTTGATCGCTATCAGGCCGCGGAGCAGTAA
- a CDS encoding TIGR03560 family F420-dependent LLM class oxidoreductase has translation MTQIGIMIEGQNGLNWQNWQQILRTAEDSGYQCVFRSDHFTNPNGPHMDALELWTSLTYAASHTERIEFGPLVTPVTFRHPSMNVKYASAISDLSGGRLILGMGIGWQIREHESYGIDFPDVNERYERLEDALNMTKLLFESEEPIDYEGKHYHLKEAMLLPRPIQGGPPILIGGNGPKRTLPMAAKYADEWNAVFIDPETYKDRTERLNDLLEKEGRQPGDVKRSLMTRVFYGKDDAALQALIKNTGKTAEEIAASGLIVGTADAVVDQIGKWAELGIERFMLQWMEIDDMASLEDMAAKVLPTYHK, from the coding sequence ATGACCCAAATTGGTATCATGATCGAAGGCCAGAATGGCCTGAATTGGCAGAACTGGCAGCAAATTTTACGCACAGCTGAAGACAGCGGTTATCAATGTGTTTTCCGCAGTGACCACTTCACCAATCCAAACGGCCCCCATATGGACGCGCTGGAATTGTGGACATCGCTTACATATGCTGCCAGCCATACAGAACGCATCGAATTTGGCCCTCTGGTGACGCCTGTCACCTTCCGCCATCCTTCTATGAACGTGAAATACGCCAGCGCCATCAGCGATTTAAGCGGTGGCCGTCTCATCCTGGGGATGGGCATCGGCTGGCAGATCCGCGAGCATGAAAGCTACGGTATTGACTTCCCAGACGTCAACGAGCGCTATGAACGGCTGGAAGATGCGCTGAATATGACGAAACTGCTCTTCGAGAGTGAAGAGCCCATCGACTATGAAGGCAAACATTATCACCTGAAGGAAGCTATGCTGCTGCCGCGCCCAATACAAGGCGGCCCGCCGATTCTCATCGGTGGTAATGGCCCCAAGCGTACCCTGCCGATGGCGGCTAAATATGCCGATGAATGGAACGCCGTGTTCATCGACCCGGAGACATATAAAGACCGCACAGAACGCCTAAACGACTTGCTGGAAAAAGAAGGCCGCCAGCCCGGTGACGTCAAGCGGTCGCTGATGACACGCGTCTTCTATGGCAAGGATGATGCGGCACTGCAGGCGCTCATCAAGAACACGGGTAAAACCGCAGAAGAAATAGCCGCCAGCGGCTTGATTGTCGGTACAGCCGACGCTGTTGTGGACCAGATCGGCAAATGGGCTGAACTGGGCATTGAGCGCTTCATGCTGCAATGGATGGAAATTGACGATATGGCGAGCCTGGAAGATATGGCCGCTAAAGTGCTGCCAACCTACCATAAATAA
- the sucD gene encoding succinate--CoA ligase subunit alpha, whose protein sequence is MAIWLDNNSKVVVQGLTGSQGEFYGLRNRDYGTNVVAGVNPRKAGTDVDGIPVFASVEEAVEKAGANVSFVIVPARFAADATLEAAAAGIPLVITVTEHIPAQDQARLYNTLKDKYPDTRLVGPNCAGILSPGKANVGFTPTEVAKEGPVGVVSRSGTLAYQALYELTAQGIGQTTCVGIGGDPVPGTSFIDVLKAFEEDDETKAIVMIGEIGGTAEEEAAEYIAEHVTKPVIAYIAGVTAPPGKKMGHAGAIITKGKGTAEAKMKALTDAGASVAQNPTEIGGLVALALGQ, encoded by the coding sequence ATGGCGATCTGGCTCGATAACAACTCAAAAGTCGTTGTACAGGGGCTGACAGGCAGCCAGGGCGAGTTTTACGGCCTGCGTAACCGTGACTATGGCACCAACGTCGTCGCTGGCGTCAACCCGCGCAAAGCGGGGACCGATGTCGATGGCATACCGGTTTTTGCCTCTGTGGAAGAAGCTGTTGAAAAAGCAGGTGCCAATGTCTCCTTCGTGATTGTCCCGGCGCGCTTTGCCGCAGATGCCACGCTGGAAGCTGCTGCTGCCGGGATTCCGCTGGTTATCACCGTGACGGAACACATCCCCGCCCAGGATCAGGCCCGCCTGTATAACACCCTGAAAGACAAATATCCTGATACACGCCTCGTTGGCCCCAACTGCGCGGGCATCCTCAGCCCCGGCAAGGCCAATGTGGGCTTCACGCCGACTGAAGTTGCCAAAGAGGGCCCCGTTGGCGTCGTGAGCCGCAGCGGGACGCTGGCGTATCAGGCACTCTATGAACTGACTGCCCAGGGTATCGGCCAGACGACCTGCGTCGGTATCGGTGGCGACCCGGTGCCAGGGACCAGCTTCATTGATGTGCTGAAAGCCTTTGAAGAAGATGATGAAACCAAAGCGATCGTCATGATTGGTGAGATCGGCGGTACGGCGGAAGAAGAAGCCGCTGAATATATCGCTGAGCACGTCACCAAGCCCGTTATCGCTTACATCGCTGGCGTGACGGCCCCGCCAGGTAAGAAGATGGGCCATGCAGGTGCGATCATCACCAAGGGCAAAGGCACTGCCGAAGCTAAGATGAAAGCTCTGACAGACGCCGGGGCCAGTGTCGCCCAGAACCCGACTGAAATCGGTGGGCTGGTCGCGTTGGCGCTGGGGCAATAA
- the sucC gene encoding ADP-forming succinate--CoA ligase subunit beta codes for MDLFEYQGKQYFAHYGIPVSPGDVADTVDEAVAIAERIGYPVVIKAQVQVGGRGKAGGIKLANNAEEVREHAGNILGMDIKGHTVYRVWVEKASDIKEEYYASFTLDRGKKEHLGMLSAEGGVEIESVPEDKIAKIWIDPVEGLTEEVTRAWVAEAGLDEEAVEGAVDILQKLYTCYVEGDASLAEINPLILRPDGSVHALDAKVSLDDAAAYRHEEWKDFVGLEPRDEREREAAEKGLQYVGLDGSVGIIANGAGLAMSTVDIVNQVGGAPANFLDIGGGANADRMVDALTTINNDPNVKVIFINIFGGITRCDDVANGIVTAMQRVNLDAPLVVRLDGTNAKEGHAILDAHQSDKLIKQPDMLSAAKKAVEIAGGN; via the coding sequence GTGGATTTATTTGAGTACCAGGGCAAACAGTACTTTGCTCATTATGGCATTCCGGTGTCTCCGGGGGATGTGGCTGATACCGTGGATGAAGCGGTCGCCATTGCGGAGCGCATCGGCTACCCTGTCGTGATTAAGGCACAGGTACAAGTTGGCGGACGTGGTAAAGCAGGCGGTATTAAGTTGGCAAATAACGCCGAAGAAGTCCGTGAACACGCAGGCAATATCCTCGGCATGGATATTAAAGGCCATACGGTGTATCGCGTCTGGGTGGAAAAAGCATCTGATATTAAAGAAGAATATTATGCCTCTTTTACGTTAGACCGTGGCAAAAAAGAACATCTGGGTATGCTCAGCGCTGAGGGCGGTGTTGAAATTGAATCCGTCCCGGAAGATAAAATCGCTAAAATCTGGATTGATCCTGTCGAAGGGCTGACGGAAGAAGTGACCCGCGCCTGGGTCGCAGAAGCTGGCCTGGACGAGGAAGCTGTCGAAGGTGCTGTGGATATCCTGCAAAAACTCTATACATGCTATGTCGAAGGCGATGCCAGCCTAGCGGAGATTAACCCGCTCATTCTGCGGCCCGATGGCAGCGTTCACGCGTTGGACGCTAAAGTGAGCCTCGATGATGCCGCCGCCTATCGCCATGAAGAGTGGAAAGACTTCGTTGGCCTGGAGCCGCGCGATGAACGCGAACGCGAAGCCGCGGAGAAGGGCTTGCAGTATGTGGGCCTGGATGGCAGCGTGGGTATTATCGCTAATGGTGCAGGCCTCGCGATGAGCACGGTGGATATCGTCAACCAGGTTGGGGGCGCACCGGCCAATTTCCTCGATATTGGCGGTGGTGCCAATGCCGATCGTATGGTGGATGCTCTGACGACCATCAATAATGACCCCAACGTCAAAGTGATTTTCATCAATATCTTCGGCGGGATTACACGTTGTGATGATGTCGCTAATGGGATCGTCACAGCCATGCAGCGTGTGAACCTGGATGCGCCGCTGGTCGTGCGTTTAGATGGCACCAACGCGAAAGAAGGCCATGCCATCCTGGACGCTCACCAATCTGATAAGCTCATCAAACAACCAGACATGCTCAGTGCGGCCAAGAAAGCCGTGGAAATCGCAGGAGGTAACTAA
- a CDS encoding terpene synthase family protein: MDAKTTRLMSLSDVCKIGPKAVNPHADEAQARSKQICEQAGIYIPSFENYTTMSGYLYPEASMERLVVLITVTNMLYYADEVYERHARQDPDPAEDARLRALFEQTIEGIITGEVPHEDEPLYRGALAIHKAMTPLTHISWVKKLIPALVEHLNSTTYKLEDILQKEGGDPLERYIALRELDGGMRPTIRMIEFANDFYLTDELRSHPFIQSIEAPTVSVGGLLNDIFSYEKEVLAYDSRFNLVAVFEDYYDLPFEHAVHKAVEVVNNHIAAFLALEQSIPVWEDPKTNEIVRRYVKGLRDQIKAAWYWQLSTDRYRSKTSPFPELRMT; encoded by the coding sequence ATGGATGCAAAGACTACCCGGTTGATGAGCTTATCGGATGTTTGCAAAATTGGCCCTAAGGCTGTCAATCCACATGCGGATGAAGCTCAGGCACGGTCCAAACAAATTTGTGAACAAGCTGGTATCTATATTCCCTCATTTGAAAACTACACGACCATGAGCGGCTATCTCTACCCGGAAGCCAGCATGGAACGATTGGTCGTGTTGATCACAGTGACCAATATGCTTTACTATGCTGATGAGGTCTATGAACGCCACGCTCGCCAGGACCCGGACCCTGCAGAAGATGCACGGCTGAGGGCACTCTTCGAGCAGACAATTGAGGGCATCATAACCGGTGAAGTACCTCACGAAGATGAACCACTCTATCGTGGGGCTCTTGCAATCCATAAAGCGATGACGCCGCTCACACATATCTCCTGGGTAAAAAAGCTGATCCCAGCCCTGGTTGAGCATCTTAATTCGACGACCTATAAACTTGAGGATATACTACAAAAAGAGGGTGGTGATCCTCTTGAACGATACATTGCATTACGAGAACTTGATGGCGGGATGCGCCCGACAATCCGTATGATTGAGTTTGCAAATGACTTTTATCTCACGGATGAGCTCAGATCACATCCATTCATTCAGAGCATAGAAGCACCAACGGTGAGTGTCGGTGGCCTGCTTAACGACATTTTCTCTTATGAGAAAGAAGTGCTGGCTTACGACTCGCGATTTAACCTCGTGGCTGTCTTCGAAGACTACTATGATCTTCCGTTTGAACACGCAGTGCATAAAGCTGTTGAGGTCGTTAACAACCATATTGCGGCATTCCTAGCTTTGGAGCAGTCTATCCCGGTATGGGAGGACCCCAAAACCAATGAAATCGTTCGTCGATATGTGAAAGGCCTGAGAGATCAGATTAAAGCAGCGTGGTACTGGCAATTATCAACTGATCGATATCGTTCCAAGACATCACCATTCCCGGAATTACGTATGACCTAA